The Leptospiraceae bacterium genome includes the window TAAATCAGTATGACCGGAAAGAAATTTTGATTTCTCGGAAAGCATTTTACTTTCTTCGATTTGTGACTTTGTAAAAGCTCCTCCACCAAAACAAGAGAAGAAGAAAAGTATCCCTGAAAGTAGGAATAGAATTTTTAGTTGTCTGTTTATTTTTTTATTATCAAAAAACATTTTAGTGGTGAACTCCTTCTCTTTTTAGATCCCTACCCATTAAATCTCTCACTACATCTTTTGGAGGTTTATTTTCGTACAACATTTTATAGACTTCTTCTGTAATCGGCATATCTAAACTCATTTTTTTTGCAAGGTCATAAGTACTCTTTGTAGTCTTTACACCCTCTGCAACTTCACTCATACTGTTTAATATATCGGTGAGGGTGCGTCCCTTCCCTAATTCAAAACCTACTGTTCTGTTTCTGGATTGCTCTCCACAACAGGTCAATACCAAATCTCCCATTCCAGAAGGTCCGAGAAAAGTCAGAGGGTCAGCCCCTTTTTTAATTCCCATCTTGGTGATTTCGTGAAGACCTCTTGTAATAAGGGCAGCTCTGGTGTTTTGTCCAAACCCAAGTCCGTCGCTCACACCCGCGGCTATTGCAATTACGTTTTTTAAAGCACCACCTATTTCAACTCCTACTACATCGGGAGTCCAATACGTTCTAAAGTAAGTAAAGCTAAAAATAGATTGTACATTTTTTGCATTGGCTTCATTCTTAGATGCAATGCTTACGATAGTTGGAACTTTACTTACAATTTCTTTTGCAAAGCTGGGGCCGGAAATATAGGATAGATAAGGGTGGTATTTTCCTGGTAATTCTGTTTCAAATATTTCAGAAACTAGTCTCAGAGTGTCGTTTTCTATTCCCTTGGTCGCAGACACAATCGGGATCTTTTCAGGGATAATGTTTTTTATGTCTCGTAGAATGGAACTTAAAACATGGGAAGGAGGAACTGATAAAAGTAAATTCTTGTCTTTTACGACTTCTTCGAGATCGGTAGAGGCTTTTAATTTTTCAGGAAGAGTGTATTTTGGGAGGTATTTAGCGTTTATATGGTTAGAATTAATACTATCAGCTTGCTCTTTGGATCTTGTCCACATCAAGACTTCATAACCCTTGTCTGCCAATAAACTGCCGAGTGCAGTGCCAAAACTTCCGGAACCAATAATTCCAATTTTCATCTTAGCCTCCTGAATTTAAAAAATTTTTACAAAAGATTGCAATAAAATGAATATTCTTTTTTCTATTCT containing:
- a CDS encoding NAD(P)-dependent glycerol-3-phosphate dehydrogenase, translated to MKIGIIGSGSFGTALGSLLADKGYEVLMWTRSKEQADSINSNHINAKYLPKYTLPEKLKASTDLEEVVKDKNLLLSVPPSHVLSSILRDIKNIIPEKIPIVSATKGIENDTLRLVSEIFETELPGKYHPYLSYISGPSFAKEIVSKVPTIVSIASKNEANAKNVQSIFSFTYFRTYWTPDVVGVEIGGALKNVIAIAAGVSDGLGFGQNTRAALITRGLHEITKMGIKKGADPLTFLGPSGMGDLVLTCCGEQSRNRTVGFELGKGRTLTDILNSMSEVAEGVKTTKSTYDLAKKMSLDMPITEEVYKMLYENKPPKDVVRDLMGRDLKREGVHH